Proteins encoded together in one Branchiostoma lanceolatum isolate klBraLanc5 chromosome 11, klBraLanc5.hap2, whole genome shotgun sequence window:
- the LOC136445359 gene encoding probable splicing factor YJU2B, giving the protein MSDRKAVNRYYPPDFDPQKHKSINKYRNSHPLRDRARKLSQGILIIRFELPYNIWCGGCGNHVGMGVRYNAEKTKVGMYYTTPIYKFRMKCHLCDNRFEIQTDPKNCDYVIVSGARRKEERWDAAENEQVVCEDHEDKKKMASDPMFRLEHGVKDQDKRKAAVPRLAEIEHWKSQWEDDFLLNQRARRKFRGEKTVLKEEAAEDSALLQKSSLAIPLVREHEDDRKLASLLKYHSLDSYEKKQQQKREAIASRSIFSSQSSTSTAVSPGRDNKLLDAKKKLGLISLPKKAPSAFDLDKPTLGVSSGIKQLVKRVADNSDTSAKEKNSMNETNEQNSSSSSLQSGIEKKFPHRTRTIVEERDRDGCQPAFDKELHVDQSTSRTDEATRCISLGLVEYDSDEDSV; this is encoded by the exons ATG TCTGACCGTAAGGCAGTGAACAGGTACTACCCTCCAGACTTCGACCCGCAGAAG CACAAGTCCATCAACAAGTATCGTAACTCCCATCCGCTGAGAGACCGCGCCCGAAAACTCTCACAGGGAATCCTCATCATCAG ATTCGAGTTGCCGTATAACATCTGGTGTGGAGGATGTGGGAACCATGTCGGCATGG GTGTCCGTTACAATGCAGAGAAGACCAAAGTGGGGATGTACTACACCACGCCCATCTACAAGTTCCGTATGAAGTGCCATCTGTGCGACAACCGCTTCGAGATCCAGACGGATCCCAAGAACTGTGACTATGTTATCGTTAGCGGGGCACGTAGAAAGGAGGAACGCTGGGATGCTGCGGAAAACGAGCAGGTCGTCTGTGAAG ACCATGAGGATAAGAAGAAGATGGCGTCGGACCCGATGTTCCGCCTGGAGCACGGCGTGAAGGACCAGGACAAGCGGAAAGCCGCTGTGCCGCGGCTGGCGGAGATTGAGCACTGGAAGTCTCAGTGGGAGGACGACTTCTTACTCAACCAGAGGGCTCGGAGGAAGTTTAGG GGAGAGAAGACAGTCCTGAAGGAGGAGGCGGCAGAAGACTCTGCCCTGCTGCAGAAGTCGTCGCTGGCAATCCCACTCGTCCGAGAACACGAGGACGACAGGAAACTCGCCTCTCTACTCAAATACCACAGCCTGGATT CTTACGAGAAGAAGCAGCAACAGAAGAGAGAAGCGATCGCGAGCCGGTCCATCTTTTCCTCCCAGTCCTCCACCTCCACAGCAGTTTCACCAGGCAGAGACAACAAGTTACTGGACGCCAAAAAGAAGCTGGGTCTCATCAGTCTGCCAAAGAAAGCACCCTCTGCCTTCGATCTGGACAAACCCACACTTGGTGTCAGTAGTGGGATCAAGCAACTTGTGAAGAGAGTAGCAGACAACTCTGACACATCAGCCAAAGAAAAAAACTCTATGAATGAAACAAACGAACAGAACAGCAGTTCAAGTAGTCTGCAGTCAGGAATTGAGAAGAAATTTCCACACAGAACAAGGACTATTGTAGAGGAGAGAGATAGAGATGGTTGTCAGCCAGCATTTGACAaagaattacatgtagatcAGAGTACAAGTAGAACAGACGAAGCCACAAGGTGCATAAGTCTGGGTCTGGTTGAGTATGACTCAGATGAGGACAGTGTATAG